The window CGACGCCGTCCCCCGGCGACGTCATCATTGTCATGTGTAATCTCGACAGCCACAAGAGCGCCAGGATCCATCAGCTGATCCGCGCCGCTGGCGCCAGGCTGATCTTCCTGCCACCCTAATCAGATATACGTCGCCCTTTGTGCTTGAAGAGTGCAAGGAACGGCGCCGCATAGGCCGCGTCGAGCGACCTCGGCCGGCAGTTGAGCGGCAAGTGCCGCTGGCCACTCTCCGTAAAAAAAGTCAGCACCTGCACAAACCACCGCTGCATATCGGGGGTGACGTTTCGCTGCGGTACGTCGAGCGTTCGGCTTCTAACCGGCCGATGAGTTGGAGTTTAATCAGGGCACGGACCTACTAGGCACGATCAACGAGGATCGAGGGATCAAGCTGCGCGCGCAGATGATCAAGTTTGCCGAAGGCGATGCCATCGGACTGCTTAGTGCGTCGAGGCGGCCTGCCTCGGTCCGCACCACCGGCGCAAGCTCAACCACTATGGCCTCACGCACCTGGCAATCTGGGATGACGAGTTCGAGCGGCCCGTGGCCAGGCAACCACGCTGGGCAAAATCTTCGTCGAGGAGGCTATGTGGTAACACCGACCATCAAGGCCAGCACGGCCCTGATCCAGGCGGTGGGCGGATTGAGCTGTTGAAGCCTGTTCGCGGCTGAAGGCACCGTCGGATTCAGTCAGCCGGTCTGGATCGTCGGGGTGACCATGATCTCGTCGATCCGGACATGCCGCGGCAGGCCGGCGACATAGAGGACCAGATCAGCGCAATCCTCCGGCTGCAGGAGCCGCGCGCGGGCCTCGGCCGCCGGAGGCGTGGGCAGTTGATCCAGCAGGGGAGTGTCGACGCCCCCGGGTGAAATCACGGTCGACCGGATGCCTTCCAGCGCGACCTCCAGATTGAGCGACTCGTTCATCGCGATCAGGCCGGCCTTGGCGGCGGTGTAAGCGGGGCCGGAATAGACCGCCACGCGCTTGCCGGACCATGATCCGATGTGGATCAGCACTCCGTCGCCAGCGGCGCGCATCGGGGCAAGTGCGGCCGAAGCGGCATTGAACGCGCCCGACAGGTTGGTGGCGATGAGCGCGTTGGCCGATTCCGCCGGAAGATCCGCCCAGCGGCGCTGCGGGATATTGTACCCTGCAGCGCCGACATAGAGATCGAG of the Sphingobium herbicidovorans genome contains:
- a CDS encoding SDR family oxidoreductase, which codes for MAPSLAGRVAWITGAGSGIGRASGLALARAGAVVVLSGRRAEPLSAAAAEAAEGSGTAVVEPLDIADPAEARAVVDRIVARFGRLDLYVGAAGYNIPQRRWADLPAESANALIATNLSGAFNAASAALAPMRAAGDGVLIHIGSWSGKRVAVYSGPAYTAAKAGLIAMNESLNLEVALEGIRSTVISPGGVDTPLLDQLPTPPAAEARARLLQPEDCADLVLYVAGLPRHVRIDEIMVTPTIQTG